In Aspergillus oryzae RIB40 DNA, chromosome 6, one genomic interval encodes:
- a CDS encoding 60S ribosomal protein eL21 (60S ribosomal protein L21), translated as MGHSHGLRSGTRYAFSRNFKEHGQIALSTYLKTYRVGDIVDIKVNGAVQKGMPYKVYNGKTGVVYNVTKSSVGVLLYKVVRNRYLEKRVNIRIEHVKHSRSREDFIKRVKENAEKKKQAKEQGVHLHLKRQPVGPREAHVVQAAAPETITPIPYDTHI; from the exons ATGGGTCACTCTCACGGTTTGAGATCCGGCACTCGG TATGCCTTCAGCCGTAACTTCAAGGAGCACGGCCAGATCGCCCTGTCGACCTACCTGAAGACCTACCG GGTTGGCGACATCGTGGACATCAAGGTCAACGGTGCCGTTCAGAAGGG TATGCCCTACAAGGTCTACAACGGTAAGACTGGTGTTGTCTACAACGTCACCAAGTCCTCCGTCGGTGTCCTCCTCTACAAGGTTGTCCGCAACCGCTACCTCGAGAAGCGCGTCAACATCCGCATCGAGCACGTCAAGCACTCCCGCTCCCGTGAGGACTTCATCAAGCGTGTCAAGGAGAacgccgagaagaagaagcaggccAAGGAGCAGGGTGTCCACCTCCACCTTAAGCGCCAGCCCGTCGGTCCCCGTGAGGCTCACGTCGTCCAGGCCGCCGCTCCCGAGACCATCACTCCTATCCCCTACGACACCCACATCTAA
- a CDS encoding putative mitochondrial carrier protein (Rim2) (mitochondrial carrier protein - Rim2p/Mrs12p), whose protein sequence is MSSNAELLPCAWESDLRYGGGVPRVTLVVRALMTPNSATSMTIHLPGKIQPISCGSKTSFAVNYSANDWSLHPKVCAMLGGMTAATLTSPLDVLKTRLQSDFYQAQLRSLRAAHPLPPSSSLSSLPRSALMHFNETFQILRSIHVHEGWRALFKGLGPNLIGVVPARAINFYVYGNGKRILSDHFNYTNSQETPVGIHLTAAAVAGIATGTATNPIWLVKTRLQLDKSNAEHHNGQGRQYKNSWDCIKQTVRHEGIRGLYKGLSASYLGVTESTLQWVMYEQMKMFLARRESAKRADPNYTYGTWDDVELWGGRICSAGLAKLVAAAATYPHEVVRTRLRQAPTVSIGDGKAVMKYTGLVQCFKTVWKEEGMVGLYGGLTPHLLRVVPSAAIMFGIFLVDLVLSVLSGTGVLLI, encoded by the exons ATGTCCTCAAATGCTGAACTCTTGCCCTGCGCGTGGGAATCTGATCTGAgatatggtggtggtgttcCACGAGTTACGCTTGTAGTCAGGGCACTTATGACACCAAATAGCGCTACTTCAATGACAATACATCTGCCTGGCAAAATACAACCGATCTCTTGTGGCTCGAAGACCAGTTTTGCTGTCAATTACTCAGCGAATGACTGGAGTCTTCACCCAAAAGTATGCGCAAT GCTTGGTGGCATGACCGCTGCAACTCTCACCTCTCCTCTTGATGTCCTAAAAACCCGTTTGCAATCCGACTTTTACCAAGCGCAGCTGCGATCGCTCCGCGCCGCTCATCCCTTGCCGCCGTCTTCGTCACTGTCATCCCTTCCTCGGAGTGCTCTTATGCACTTTAACGAAACGTTCCAAATCCTGCGGTCGATCCACGTGCATGAAGGTTGGCGTGCTCTGTTCAAGGGTCTGGGACCCAATCTGATCGGAGTGGTGCCTGCTCGTGCCATCAACTTCTACGTATACGGGAACGGGAAACGGATTCTGAGCGACCACTTCAACTATACAAACTCCCAAGAAACACCCGTAGGAATCCATCTGACCGCCGCGGCTGTCGCCGGAATCGCCACGGGAACCGCCACCAACCCGATCTGGCTTGTGAAGACACGTCTACAGTTAGACAAATCCAACGCCGAACACCACAATGGCCAGGGACGGCAATATAAGAACAGCTGGGACTGTATCAAGCAGACGGTGCGCCACGAAGGCATCCGCGGCTTATATAAAGGACTTTCGGCATCGTACCTCGGCGTGACAGAGTCGACGCTGCAATGGGTGATGTACgagcagatgaagatgttcCTTGCACGCAGGGAGTCGGCCAAGCGTGCCGATCCCAACTATACCTATGGCACTTGGGACGATGTGGAACTATGGGGGGGACGAATCTGTTCCGCGGGATTGGCCAAGCTGGTCGCCGCGGCTGCCACCTACCCTCATGAGGTGGTCCGGACACGCTTGAGGCAAGCGCCGACTGTGTCTATTGGAGACGGCAAGGCGGTGATGAAATACACCGGTCTTGTACAGTGCTTCAAAACCGtctggaaggaggagggtATGGTTGGGTTGTATGGCGGCTTGACACCGCACTTGCTGCGTGTCGTTCCGTCCGCCGCCATCATGTTCGGAAT ATTTCTGGTTGACTTGGTATTATCTGTTCTATCTGGGACCGGTGTCCTGCTCATCTGA
- a CDS encoding 40S ribosomal protein uS4 (ribosomal protein S4), translating to MAPVPRVYSKTYKVPRRPFESARLDSELKIVGEYGLRNKREVWRVQLTLSKIRRAARELLTLDEKDPKRLFEGNALIRRLVRIGVLDESRMKLDYVLALRVEDFLERRLQTCVYKLGLAKSIHHARVLIKQRHIRVGKQIVNVPSFMVRLDSQKHIDFALTSPYGGGRPGRVQRKKAASANAGGDDAAEEDDE from the exons ATGGCCCCCGTTCC TCGCGTCTACTCCAAGACCTACAAGGTCCCCCGTCGTC CTTTCGAGTCGGCTCGTCT TGACTCGGAATTGAAGATTGTCGGCGAGTACGGCCTGCGCAACAAGCGTGAGGTGTGGCGTGTCCAGCTCACCCTGTCCAAGATCCGTCGTGCTGCTCG TGAGCTGCTCACCCTCGACGAGAAGGACCCCAAGCGTCTTTTCGAAGGTAACGCTTTGATTCGCCGTCTGGTCCGTATCGGTGTGCTCGATGAGTCCCGCATGAAGCTCGATTACGTCCTGGCCCTCCGTGTCGAGGACTTCTTGGAGCGTCGTCTCCAGACCTGTGTCTACAAGCTTGGCCTTGCCAAGTCCATCCACCACGCCCGTGTCCTGATCAAGCAGCGCCACATCCGCGTCGGCAAGCAGATTGTCAACGTTCCCTCCTTCATGGTCCGTCTTGACTCCCAGAAGCACATCGACTTCGCTCTCACCTCTCCCTACGGTGGTGGTCGCCCTGGCCGTGTCCAGCGCAAGAAGGCCGCTTCTGCCAACGCAGGTGGTGACGATGCCgctgaggaggatgatgagtaA
- a CDS encoding putative C2H2 zinc finger domain protein (predicted protein) encodes MKSFVTDTYNCLENMIQEEIDGEIHSPHSTNSTTSTKDWYACQLCENHRRRTYSTKGAFRRHVSTEHAPRFRHSCPRCDWATPRRDKVWEHLRHRHSPLDGLKRNDIKRTKLRSPRACPLCDKSVQSWEAYFNCVAEHCRIQSGSSPGTSGVQSRRNSGDSGSGGDGFNGHFAPGNLFDGQGPQTQFPNGGGGTANNGGNYFSGHVSYFYGNGCSRENNSAQLVGQRPSHPLGSVPDRDDASVDPALLSRTLGKKASEISHPGPSSLSGHHQLLDSAMESSPHAMPPMDNSKHHGGRKPHNLRSPSETTSFNNKSPRQMTSFKGLSPKKSQERPSSEPQNLLPKKCKSCGHIMKNCVECKLQEGNVDRCHLCTGKASQQHGVSKVLEDYDQYYDFACNGMSDRNRSASKIAWALEQVSQAFKTEGDLCSTGISRTSTYSSFEESFQWVSVMKAPDTACAFQASEQSTFTIMGPGNSTKTLSGAWEAHATRCRYTRMTLALCSPQVYNKIGHSGSLIGIHIGLSEVLYDTQYIIGDTSIACQPGPEKKTASGLTAEHAISCLPKTPESLCTIQSKTMSFRGFTIYRASCVVKDRQSPQHPIHLIDAPSPAKVQLTRRRRARLRRKLQVIIGLLVLQASVTDTYPVSKQLEDKDAKILITESEDTDLIETGSDLDLSEPKILPQWLRETISTFSAGLIDHVESTMLATSIYKAEEEIWPKVKTFVGSMASYLETPVSPVIEQHIAEYTKLG; translated from the coding sequence ATGAAGTCTTTCGTGACAGACACCTACAACTGCCTTGAGAATATGATCCAAGAAGAGATTGATGGCGAGATACATTCCCCCCACAGCACCAATAGCACCACTAGCACCAAAGACTGGTATGCCTGTCAGTTGTGCGAAAAtcacagaagaagaacgtaCTCCACGAAGGGAGCATTCCGCCGACACGTCTCTACTGAACATGCCCCTCGGTTTAGACATTCTTGCCCTCGCTGTGACTGGGCTACCCCCAGGAGGGACAAGGTCTGGGAGCATTTGCGACATAGGCACTCACCACTAGACGGGCTCAAACGGAACGATATCAAGCGTACCAAACTCAGATCGCCGAGAGCTTGTCCGCTGTGCGATAAGTCTGTGCAGTCCTGGGAGGCTTACTTCAACTGTGTCGCGGAACACTGCCGCATACAGAGCGGTAGCTCCCCAGGGACTAGTGGGGTTcaaagcagaagaaacagtGGGGACAGTGGGAGTGGTGGGGATGGTTTCAATGGCCATTTCGCTCCCGGAAACCTGTTTGATGGACAGGGACCTCAGACTCAGTTTCCAAATGGAGGCGGGGGAACCGCTAATAACGGAGGCAACTACTTCTCTGGACATGTATCCTATTTCTATGGAAATGGCTGCTCTAGGGAGAACAACTCTGCCCAGCTGGTTGGGCAGAGGCCATCACACCCCCTTGGCTCGGTTCCAGATAGAGACGATGCTTCCGTAGACCCTGCATTGCTTTCACGTACTCTAGGAAAAAAAGCCAGCGAGATAAGCCATCCAGGACCAAGCAGTCTTTCGGGTCATCACCAGCTTCTTGATTCCGCGATGGAAAGCAGCCCACATGCTATGCCACCTATGGATAATTCAAAGCACCACGGTGGGAGGAAGCCACACAATCTGAGGAGTCCTTCTGAGACAACATctttcaacaacaagagcCCACGCCAGATGACATCGTTCAAAGGTCTGTCCCCAAAGAAGTCGCAAGAACGCCCTTCATCTGAGCCTCAGAATTTGCTTCCAAAGAAATGCAAGTCATGTGGGCATATAATGAAGAACTGTGTTGAATGCAAGCTTCAGGAGGGTAACGTGGATAGATGTCATCTATGCACTGGCAAAGCCAGCCAACAGCACGGAGTGTCCAAGGTCCTGGAAGATTATGACCAATACTACGATTTTGCGTGCAATGGCATGTCAGATCGGAACCGCTCAGCGTCAAAGATTGCTTGGGCCTTAGAACAAGTGTCCCAGGCTTTCAAGACAGAAGGTGATCTGTGTTCAACTGGAATCAGTCGCACATCCACATATTCTTCGTTCGAAGAATCGTTTCAGTGGGTCTCGGTTATGAAAGCTCCCGACACGGCGTGTGCGTTTCAGGCTTCCGAGCAGTCTACCTTCACGATCATGGGCCCCGGCAATTCGACAAAGACTCTCTCAGGTGCCTGGGAGGCTCATGCTACCCGATGTCGTTATACAAGGATGACCCTAGCCCTGTGTTCACCGCAGGTCTACAACAAGATTGGGCATTCAGGTTCGTTGATAGGAATTCATATAGGACTTTCTGAAGTCCTATATGACACACAGTATATAATCGGAGATACAAGTATTGCGTGTCAGCCTggtccagagaagaaaacagcgTCAGGATTGACTGCTGAGCATGCCATTTCATGCCTCCCGAAGACTCCTGAGAGCCTGTGTACGATTCAATCGAAAACCATGTCTTTCAGAGGATTTACCATTTACCGTGCGTCCTGTGTCGTCAAAGACAGACAGTCCCCCCAACACCCGATCCATCTGATAGATGCACCTAGCCCAGCCAAAGTCCAGCTGACGCGCAGGAGGCGCGCTAGATTGCGAAGAAAACTCCAAGTCATCATCGGGCTGCTTGTGTTACAAGCATCTGTCACCGATACGTACCCAGTTTCGAAGCAGTTGGAAGATAAAGACGCAAAGATTCTTATCACAGAGTCCGAAGACACTGACCTCATCGAGACCGGTAGCGACCTTGACTTGTCCGAACCCAAAATCTTGCCCCAGTGGCTTCGAGAGACTATTTCCACATTTTCTGCAGGGCTGATAGACCATGTTGAGTCTACGATGCTTGCAACATCGATATAcaaagctgaagaagagatttggCCGAAGGTCAAAACCTTTGTAGGGTCTATGGCGAGCTACCTGGAAACTCCCGTTAGCCCAGTAATCGAACAGCACATTGCTGAATACACGAAACTCGGGTGA
- a CDS encoding WD40 repeat domain-containing protein (WD40 repeat-containing protein): MSSPDPHTASGDRPPSRNSHAIWHPAREWLEEDEEDDMDDEPETEISEYPEDASHPDEDTFDDEDGFYGVNLNYLGNPAQSGEAAGQAGGRHSRVSHHLLLAVSAARLLNLLASNGMRHILHYSRAGGQMDEDEEDEEEELAGFFGFRRRARRGGGDPAPPVPSEEGAKLMASGDFGSNSYYTDELKKRRKSLATRTMWRELGIDLSGPRQEVQSITQGLIPGSVADKIIHFDSRCYSGQFSDDGNFFFSCSQDFRVRMYDTSNPYEWKYYKTVDYPFGQWTITDATLSPDNRFLAYTSIRNLVCLATTDPLDTSEPSVLNLSSSNGRQFGIWSVRFSGDGREIVAGTSDNSVIVYDLETRQSILRLRNHEDDVNAVCFGDKSSPHILYSGSDDSTLRVWDRRSMGDGREAGVFIGHTEGLTYVDSKGDGRYVLSNGKDQNMKLWDLRKMMTTAKFDTIDAQDYTSGFDYRFEPYPENYYQSHPHDCSVVTFRGHRVLKTLIRCHFSPPDSTNSRYVYTGSADGKVYVYNLDATLAGTIDVGQATVDTRPQDPDMMNSAYDFSSRSGDLAWQTCVRDASWHPNAPVVAATSWNGWGLSTGTCTVHSWNGGAAEDEGTPPVSRNYDCRLKSVREYDQFKETVHHLRSRPVYRRRYEDDEYAGEIW, from the exons ATGAGTTCCCCCGACCCCCATACCGCTAGTGGCGACCGTCCGCCGTCGAGGAATTCACATGCTATATGGCATCCCGCCAGAGAATGgctcgaagaggatgaagaagatgatatgGACGATGAACCTGAAACTGAAATTTCAGAATATCCAGAGGACGCATCACATCCGGATGAGGATActttcgacgacgaagacggcTTCTACGGCGTTAATCTGAATTATCTCG GAAATCCGGCACAGTCTGGAGAAGCGGCAGGTCAGGCCGGTGGCAGACACTCCCGAG TTTCTCACCACTTATTGCTAGCAGTCTCCGCTGCCCGATTGTTGAATTTACTGGCATCAAACGGCATGCGACATATCCTCCATTACAGCCGGGCTGGTGGGCaaatggacgaagatgaagaagatgaagaggaggagcttgCCGGCTTCTTTGGATTTAGGAGACGAGCACGGCGAGGTGGGGGTGATCCGGCACCCCCAGTACCGAGTGAAGAAGGCGCGAAATTAATGGCTTCTGGCGACTTTGGAAGCAATTCCTATTACACTGATGAGttgaaaaagaggaggaaaagtcTTGCAACGAGGACAATGTGGCGAGAACTAGGTATTGATCTGTCTGGTCCGAGGCAGGAGGTGCAGTCGATAACTCAA GGCCTTATACCTGGCTCAGTTGCCGACAAGATCATTCACTTCGACTCAAGGTGCTACTCGGGGCAGTTCTCCGATGATGGcaactttttcttctcctgttcGCAGGACTTCAGGGTTAGGATGTACGATACGTCTAACCCGTATGAATGGAAGTACTACAAAACTGTGGACTACCCTTTTGGCCAGTGGACTATCACCGATGCCACCCTGAGTCCAGATAACAGATTCTTGGCGTATACATCCATACGAAACCTTGTTTGTCTTGCTACCACAGACCCGCTTGATACCTCTGAGCCGTCGGTGTTGAACCTGTCATCCTCTAATGGAAGGCAATTTGGT ATCTGGTCGGTGCGGTTTTCAGGTGACGGCCGCGAAATCGTAGCAGGCACGTCGGATAACTCGGTTATTGTATACGACCTCGAAACCCGACAGTCAATCCTACGCCTTCGCAACCACGAGGATGATGTGAATGCGGTCTGCTTCGGTGACAAGTCTTCCCCTCACATTCTCTACTCTGGGTCCGATGATAGCACGCTACGAGTGTGGGACAGACGCTCAATGGGTGACGGACGTGAAGCCGGTGTGTTCATCGGACATACGGAAGGACTGACATACGTCGATAGCAAAGGTGATGGTCGATATGTGCTTTCCAATGGCAAGGACCAGAACATGAAGCTGTGGGATCTGAGAAAAATGATGACCACTGCGAAGTTCGATACAATCGACGCCCAGGATTACACCAGCGGCTTTGATTACAGGTTCGAGCCATACCCCGAAAACTACTACCAGTCGCACCCACATGATTGCTCTGTAGTGACATTCCGAGGCCATCGGGTCCTCAAAACTCTGATACGATGTCATTTCTCGCCCCCAGACAGCACGAACTCTAGATACGTGTACACTGGAAGTGCAGACGGCAAAGTTTATGTGTACAACTTGGATGCAACCCTTGCCGGAACAATCGATGTCGGTCAAGCGACAGTGGACACTCGACCGCAAGACCCCGACATGATGAACAGTGCGTATGATTTTAGTAGCCGCTCCGGCGACTTAGCCTGGCAAACGTGTGTCCGAGACGCGAGCTGGCATCCCAACGCCCCTGTAGTAGCTG CAACGTCATGGAATGGTTGGGGCCTTTCAACCGGCACCTGCACAGTACATTCCTGGAATGGCGGCGCCGCCGAGGACGAGGGGACTCCACCAGTCTCCAGAAATTACGATTGCCGGCTGAAATCCGTGCGCGAATATGACCAGTTTAAGGAGACAGTCCACCACCTTCGAAGTCGACCCGTATATCGGCGGAGgtatgaagatgacgagtaCGCGGGTGAAATATGGTGA